The following proteins are encoded in a genomic region of Corticium candelabrum chromosome 19, ooCorCand1.1, whole genome shotgun sequence:
- the LOC134194438 gene encoding E3 ubiquitin-protein ligase SHPRH-like isoform X5: protein MRRKRSTTSKKKLLICPPGDESSDMMVVETSTSHRARVATANKSQPLTKELMNIKVEITGRQAAADSACARTQLIVGGVNFVSRKTCINSLDEMILTLNLEDWSLIVKGFCDMECVQEFHNDKKCPLIVFQSLQSLCHHRLATLTGKMSSHLHEQPVVTVEFGLSERIFVAETCQSGNQQRNSYGQKVKQLIDFLYPQSEIMHVQAQSTQPLLPDIDSLYSAIRKEQRTRGLLDAFDPHYVPHPALLPDLRRYQKMAVQWMIQRETYRRKETDEIHQLWQEIKTNDSCLYYNQYTGGWSRKKFLKPTLPTGGILADEIGLGKTVEVLACILGNRMPDKQQDLVGIQADKLMEQTTDELVVHCVCGCQEKYLSPGRLWMQCEDCRAWLHQSCVGVTPEKDENFICFRCWTTKEPIECKTTLIISPASIAQQWIEEIEKHVQPGTLSYMIYNGVAHGFVNPLKLAKFDVVVTTYETLKHEVNHVGLNYDGGRSMRHQKRYVPMPSPLMSLKWWRICLDEAQMVESTTAKAAEMTSRLVSIHSWCVTGTPIQKTLQDLYGLLLFLGVSPYSCNEWWRKLLLWPYTMHCNAKPLIDLLSQLFWRNARQDVADELQLPPHKQNTEWLNFSSTEAFFYQRQQESCLQEASKVFSKCGSGMDTRLDSLDRREAHKMMIPLLRLRQACCHPQLVRGKFINVTLQKSSITMEELLTRLISKTRRNCAESHRQIIFALNGLAGIHALKQEVVEAVENYREAMQSWEEYVEILKTDHSQKIHTLYNLSSLLKTNSTGCGRTLRDDTLDEEVSTLKDEYLSLVTARVKTAIDKLKVIHSLVQEGQSKLNSKNPWWILALDMANAQGVGPQLVSSVRGKLSEAHTTGRLKEMSTVADSIRSVHGLSLVVDTTLTELQVKREKVVAIISQLAEDLPSKNDIQMAAVCHLRKLTTHFMNIEKCAICRAESLLHDYEQILFAIRGSNTSRNVDDELFPEEVFDGQGAAVAAAERHANQHTLVTWGDSEVEQILKHVASFVKSISPTDEMLSESQVHLSLFENLKKELRGLKAVWLVLDQRIAALDELEMATTTLRFRQPGEPLADPPDSSVIEIRAVESHQLQFQSDLLLGREELRKHLGQLRYLQTLEKVCCCYYCPEPIVSSLTTLTAW from the exons ATGCGTCGAAAACGCAGCACCACTTCAAAGAAGAAATTGCTGATTTGTCCCCCAGGTGATGAATCTTCAGACATGATGGTTGTAGAGACTAGCACTAGTCACCGTGCTAGGGttgcaacagcaaacaagagcCAACCTTTGACAAAGGAACTTATGAACATCAAAGTAGAAATtacaggcaggcaagcagctGCAGACAGCGCTTGTGCACGGACTCAATTGATTGTAGGTGGAGTAAACTTTGTCAGTAGGAAGACTTGTATCAACTCGCTAGATGAAATGATTCTTACTTTAAATCTTGAAGATTGGTCTTTGATAGTAAAAGGTTTCTGTGATATGGAGTGTGTCCAGGAATTTCACAATGACAAGAAGTGCCCACTTATTGTGTTCCAGTCACTGCAATCTCTCTGTCATCACAGGCTTGCAACTCTGACTGGAAAAATGTCTTCACATTTACATGAGCAGCCAGTTGTTACTGTAGAATTTGGGTTGTCTGAGAGAATATTTGTGGCTGAAACTTGTCAAAGTGGCaatcaacaaagaaacagttaTGGACAGAAAGTCAAACAACTTATTGACTTTTTATATCCTCAATCAG AAATCATGCACGTGCAAGCTCAAAGTACCCAACCACTTCTGCCTGATATAGACAGTCTATATTCTGCAATTCGTAAAGAACAAAGAACAAGAGGATTACTGGATGCGTTTGATCCACATTATGTTCCACATCCAGCTTTGTTACCCGACTTAAGGAGATACCAGAAGATGGCAGTACAATGGATGATTCAAAGAGAAACATACAGACGAAAAGAAACAG ATGAGATTCATCAGTTGTGGCAGGAGATAAAGACGAATGATTCATGTCTCTACTACAATCAATACACTGGAGG TTGGTCACGCAAAAAGTTTCTCAAGCCTACATTACCAACTGGAGGAATTCTTGCAGATGAAATAGGACTTGGAAAGACAGTTGAAGTTCTTGCTTGCATCTTAGGTAATAGGATGCCTGACAAACAGCAGGATCTGGTTGGAATTCAAGCCGATAAATTGATGGAGCAAACGACAGATGAACTGGTAgtccactgtgtgtgtggttgtcaAGAGAAATATCTTTCACCTGGCAGATTGTGGATGCAGTGTGAGGATTGCAGAGCTTGGCTGCATCAGTCTTGTGTTGGTGTCACACCAGAAAAAGATGagaattttatttgttttcgCTGCTGGACTACAAAG GAGCCAATTGAGTGCAAGACAACTCTTATCATATCACCAGCATCAATAGCACAGCAGTGGATTGAAGAAATAGAAAAACATGTCCAGCCAGGAACTTTATCGTACATG ATCTACAATGGTGTTGCTCATGGCTTTGTGAATCCACTTAAACTGGCCAAATTCGATGTTGTTGTGACAACATATGAAACACTGAAACACGAAGTGAATCACGTTGGATTAAACT ATGATGGTGGACGTTCAATGCGGCATCAGAAGAGGTATGTTCCAATGCCCAGTCCTCTTATGTCTCTGAAGTGGTGGAGG ATCTGTTTGGATGAGGCTCAAATGGTGGAGAGCACAACAGCCAAG GCGGCAGAGATGACTTCAAGGTTGGTGTCAATTCACTCTTGGTGTGTCACTGGTACACCGATACAGAAAACTTTACAAG ATTTGTATGGATTGCTGCTGTTTCTTGGTGTTTCTCCTTACTCGTGTAATGAGTGGTGGAGAAAACTGTTGTTGTGGCCATACACCATGCATTGTAATGCAAAACCTCTTATTGATCTGTTGAGCCAACTATTTTGGAGGAATGCCAGACAAGATGTTGCTGATGAA TTGCAACTCCCACCTCATAAACAGAATACTGAGTGGCTGAATTTCTCATCTACTGAGGCTTTCTTCTATCAACGTCAGCAGGAGTCTTGTCTTCAAGAAGCCAGCAAG GTATTTTCGAAGTGTGGGAGTGGAATGGATACAAGATTAGATTCATTGGATCGACGTGAAGCACACAAG ATGATGATCCCTTTGCTGAGGCTCAGGCAGGCATGTTGTCATCCACAGCTAGTCAGAGGAAAGTTTATTAATGTTACATTGCAGAAGAG TTCTATCACTATGGAAGAATTGTTAACACGTTTGATATCGAAGACaagaagaaactgtgctgaatCTCACAGGCAGATTATATTTGCTCTAAATG gtTTGGCTGGCATTCATGCTCTCAAACAGGAG GTTGTTGAGGCAGTTGAGAACTACAGAGAGGCAATGCAATCTTGGGAGGAGTATGTAGAAATCTTGAAAACAGACCATTCACAG AAAATTCACACATTGTACAATCTGTCAAGTCTGCTGAAAACAAACTCAACAGGATGTGGCCGAACATTGAGGGATGATACTTTAGATGAAGAG GTTAGCACGCTGAAAGATGAATACCTGTCTCTTGTAACAGCTCGAGTCAAGACAGCTATAGACAAACTGAAGGTTATTCATAGTCTTGTTCAAGAAGGGCAGAGCAAA TTGAATTCAAAAAATCCGTGGTGGATATTAGCACTGGATATGGCTAACGCTCAAGGTGTTGGACCCCAGCTAGTGAGTTCAGTACGAGGAAAGCTGAGTGAAGCACACACCACAGGTCGACTTAAAGAAATGTCAACTGTCGCTGACAG CATTCGAAGTGTGCATGGCTTGTCTCTGGTAGTTGACACAACTCTTACAGAGTTGCAG GTCAAACGTGAGAAAGTTGTTGCTATTATTAGCCAGCTAGCTGAAGACTTGCCCTCAAAGAACGATATTCAAATGGCTGCTGTTTGCCATTTACGAAAGTTGACTACTCATTTCATGAATATTGAAAA ATGTGCTATTTGTCGTGCTGAAAGCTTGTTGCATGACTATGAGCAAATTTTATTTGCTATAAGAGGAAGTAACACGAG TCGCAATGTTGATGACGAGCTGTTTCCTGAGGAGGTATTTGATGGGCAGGgggctgctgttgctgctgctgaaaGGCATGCTAACCAGCACACTTTAGTGACTTGGGGTGACAGTGAGGTGGAGCAAATTCTGAAACATGTTGCATCATTTGTAAAGAGCATCA GTCCTACTGATGAAATGCTCTCTGAGAGCCAAGTTCATTTGTCACTTTTTGAGAATTTGAAAAAGGAGTTAAGA GGTTTGAAAGCTGTTTGGCTTGTGCTAGATCAGAGAATTGCAGCATTGGATGAACTGGaaatggcaacaacaacactTAGGTTTCGTCAACCAGGAGAGCCATTGGCAGATCCGCCTGATTCATCAGTTATTGAGATTCGTGCTGTGGAGAGTCACCAGCTGCAGTTTCAGTCAGACCTTTTGTTGGGAAGAGAAGAGCTAAGAAAACATCTCGGTCAACTGAGATATCTTCAGACACTGGAGAAGGTTTGCTGTTGCTACTACTGCCCTGAACCAATTGTCTCGAGCTTAACTACATTAACAGCATGGTAA
- the LOC134194965 gene encoding uncharacterized protein LOC134194965, protein MDKQGSTNNPSHLATVELEKERLENSSVLDTRVDACLTTGKVSVLSQKTLVHEDACNRILTNLAAKPVIDWTVTAYESMNNFGLIGLRSRNVLALHNDLLYIADRCSDNILVLDACNMKYIFTAKMDKRDELIVDGLVGVKEAMFVSFLGTASDSHRYLYSYDIHSNSWKLVSIVQTSVCKSQMTAVGDVIVFVGGQDRNSSVPCHSANVTMFDIRKQEWAQLDCMPTARQAPSCAVYNGEVYVAGGKTGYSYPWGRCNACEVLSLETGKWRSAPPTTMVGCAIAVAETGTIVATGGIQKSVTAREPESYLEMLDHRSGKWRELSNLPSEGRMAFHECCSTFNLGINIFCSGGMTLESKLSRVVPVYNTLRFSWDSRLM, encoded by the coding sequence ATGGACAAGCAAGGCAGTACTAATAATCCGTCACATTTAGCAACAGTAGAGCTGGAAAAAGAAAGATTAGAGAACTCTTCAGTTCTCGACACGCGTGTTGATGCTTGTTTGACTACAGGCAAAGTTTCGGTGTTGTCTCAGAAGACGCTGGTACATGAAGATGCCTGTAACAGAATTCTAACCAATTTGGCTGCAAAACCGGTCATTGACTGGACAGTTACAGCCTATGAAAGCATGAATAACTTTGGTTTGATAGGCCTTCGATCAAGAAATGTCCTAGCTCTGCACAATGATCTTCTTTACATTGCTGATAGATGCTCCGACAACATATTGGTGTTGGATGCGTGTAATATGAAGTACATATTCACCGCGAAGATGGATAAGAGGGATGAGCTGATAGTTGATGGATTAGTTGGTGTGAAAGAGGCAATGTTCGTATCTTTTCTTGGTACAGCTTCAGATTCTCATCGATATCTGTATAGTTACGATATTCATTCTAACTCTTGGAAGTTGGTTTCTATAGTTCAGACGTCTGTTTGCAAATCACAAATGACTGCTGTTGGAGACGTGATTGTCTTTGTAGGAGGACAGGATCGAAATTCTTCAGTGCCTTGTCATTCAGCTAATGTTACTATGTTTGACATCAGGAAACAAGAGTGGGCACAACTAGATTGCATGCCAACTGCTAGGCAGGCACCATCATGTGCAGTTTATAACGGAGAAGTATACGTGGCTGGGGGAAAAACAGGATATTCATATCCATGGGGTCGTTGCAATGCGTGTGAAGTATTGTCTTTGGAGACAGGAAAGTGGAGGTCTGCACCACCTACAACTATGGTAGGGTGTGCAATTGCTGTTGCAGAAACGGGAACAATTGTTGCAACGGGTGGAATACAAAAATCTGTAACAGCTAGGGAGCCTGAAAGCTATTTGGAGATGCTTGATCATCGTTCTGGCAAATGGAGAGAACTTTCAAACCTTCCTAGTGAAGGTCGAATGGCATTCCACGAGTGCTGCTCAACCTTTAACTTAGgaattaatatcttctgttCCGGAGGAATGACATTGGAATCAAAGTTGTCTAGAGTTGTTCCTGTCTACAATACTCTACGCTTTTCATGGGACTCTAGACTTATGTAG